TGAAAGCcactcttatttttaaaaagctattcatggaattcacagaatgactgggttggaagagaccttcaagatcatcaagtccaacccatgccctaacatctccactagaccatggcaccaagtgccacacccagtcttttcttaaacacatccagggatggtgactccaccaccgCCCTGGGCAGACCActccagtactttatcactctttccgTGAAAAACttctggctcatgttcagttggctgtaccagcacccccaggtcccctTCTacctgggcactgtccagccacaccgtCCCCAGCCTGTAACATTTACAGGGGGGTttttgtggccaaaatgcagaaCTCAGCACTTGGACTCATTAAACCTCATCCCAgtggactctgcccatccatccaaccattccaggtctctctgcagagccctcctaccttccaacagATCAACACATGCTCACaacttagtgtcatctgcaaatttactaatgaaaatCTTAATatcctcatccatgtcatcaatgaAAAGACTGACCAGAACTggcccagcacagacccctcagggacaccactggtgactggtCACCAGCTGGATGCACTCTCTGGGCCTGACCATCCAGCCACttcttaacccagcacagagtgctcctgtctGAGCCATGGGCtgacagcttttccagggaatgctcTGGGAGGCAGTGTaaaaggccttgctgaagtccaagTAAACAACaaccacagcctttcctgcatccaccaggcaggtcacttggtcataaaaggagatcaggttggtaAAACACAACCTTCCCCTCCTAaacctgtgctggctgggtctgatactCTGGCCATCCTCTTAGCGCTGTGTGATGCCACTTAGTATGAACTATTCCATGACCTTTCCAGGTACTGAGGTCAGGTTAACTGGTCTATAGTTACCAGGATCCTCTTTCCCACCCTTTTCATGAATGGGTGTCACattggccagcttccagtcatctggaacctcGCCAGTGtcccaggactgctggtaaatgatggagagtggcttcacaagctcatctgccagctcctgggaggGATCCCATCTGGGCCCATAGATTTACGAACATCTAAGctgctcagcagttctctgactgcctcctcctggataacagggggaccattctgctccctgacaccatctacTAGCCCAGGAGGACACCTGTCCTGAGGACAAGCCATCTTCCTActgaagactgaggcaaagaaggtgttaagcacttctgccttctcctcacCTGTAGTTACTAATTTTCCTCCCTCATCAGTAAGGAACAACGGCTGGTCCTATCCTTCATTTTACCATTAACatatttgtaaaaacatttcttattaTCTTTTACAGAAGTCACCATTTTTAGTTCAAACAGAGCTTTGACCTCCCTAACTTTTTTCCTATGTGTTCTAGAAACTCCCTTAAATACTTCTTGAGAGACCTGACTTtccttccaaagatgatacatcctctttttattcctaagttTCTCCAAAACCTCCTTGCCCAGCCAGGCATCAACTCTCCTTTTGGCTCACAGGGACAGTttgttcctgtgccctcaagatctctgttttgaagcatgCCCACCTTTCCTGAACTCCTTTGATTTAAGGGCTGCTTCCCAAAGAACTCTGTGAGTAAGTCTCCTGAATAGGCCAAAGTCTGCCCTCCAGAAGTGCAGTGTAAAAGTCCTGTTGATATTTTTCATGATTTCACCAAATATTGAGAGCTCTATAATTTCATGATCACTCTGCCCCAAGCGACCTCCAaccaccacatctcccaccagcccatctCTATTTGCAAACAACAGGTCTAACACAGTCCTTCCCCTGATGGGCTCACCCACCAGCTACATCAAAAAATTGTCATCCATACACTCTAAAAACTTCCTGGACTGACTTTTTTGGCTGTATTAAGTTCCCAGTAGATGTCTGGCAAGTTGAAATCTCCTACAAGAACAAGGGCTGATGATCCTGAAACATTCTCCAGCTGCTTATAGAAGTTGTCCACCTCTTCTGCCCGGTTGGGTGGACGATAACAGACTCCCAGTAGGATGTCAGCCTTGTTGGCCTTGCCCTTAATTTTTACCCACAGGCATTCAACTTCATCACCATTAGTTTCAACATCCATGGCATCAAAAGCCTCCCTAATATAAAGGGCCACCCCCCCACCTCTgctccctttcctgtctcttctgaagagcttgtAGCCATCCAGTGCAGTGCTCCAGTTGTGTGAGTCGTCCCACCACGTTTCTGTGACAGCAACGACATCACAGCTCTGCTATTGCACCATGGATTCCAGCTCTTCTTGTTCATTACCCACGCTGTGTGCATTGGTTTACATGCACCTCAGCTGGGCTACTGATTTCACCCCTAACTCAGGCTTACCACCCTTGGGCCTGCTTCCAGACAGCCCAACTACACCCCCTTCCCCCTTCAAACCTAGTTTAAAGCCCTCTCAACAAGGTTCTGCCAGTTCATGAGCTAAAAACCTTTTGGCCTTCACTGAGAGATGAATCCCATCTGGTTCCAGCAGGGCAGATGCCGTGAAAGTAGCcccaagattaaaaaaatccaaaattttgcCAATGACACCAACCCTTGAGCCACTTGTTAAAGATGTGAGTTCTCCTATTCCTTTCACCGTTTATCTCAGCCACCAAGGGAACTGAGGAAAACACTGCCTGTGCCCCTGTCCTATCAACCACTTGACTGAGTGCCCTGAAGTCCCTTTTAATTGCCCTGACACTTCTCTTTTCAATCTCATCACTGCCAGCCTGCAGTATAAGCAGTGGGTAATAATCAGAGGGCTGGATCAGCCCATGGAGTCTCTCAGTGATGTCCCTTACCttggccccagggaggcagcagagctccctgtgggaCGGGTCCTGTCCACATGTGGGGCCCCCTGTACCCCTCAGAAGGGAGTCACCCACTATGCTACCCTCCCTTTCTTTTTGATGTGAGAGGTGGTGATCTCTCTGACAGATGAACCATAATGGGGAGGCTCACTGGGCAGATAATTGTCTTCTAAATCCTCTAGCTGACTCTCCAGATCCAAGGCCTCACACCTGTTCTGAAGTGGCACTTGGCTAGAGGGTGAGGGtcaggaggaatttttattGTTACCTCTCCTAGCAGGGACCCATTTCCACTCCCTTCTATTCACCAGGTGTGCTTCTGTTGCCCGACAGTCGGAGGCATAGGAGTCCTCTGACTCTTGTTGGGCCTCCCTCAAAGATGGAGGGGCTGAACTCCACCAGTCTATTTCCCTTTTACTTTCCCTGATACCTCTTAGTCTTTCATCTTCCTCCCTAAGCTTGGCCACCAGTGAAAGGAAATGGTTCACCTGCTCACACCACAGGCAGGCTTCCTCCACAACACCCCCTGAAACCACTGATCAGATCAAACACTCTGGGCAGGAATGGGTCTGCACAGACAAATCATTTTTGGAGGGTTCCACTTGGCTACACGCACTTGTACTAACCGCAGTTTTTGATCATGTAAAAACCATTACCAACAGAAACTCTAACAGCAACCAGCCAACAGAAACACTGTAGACAACTCACAGCAAGTTTTACTAGCAAGGAAAAACCTACAGCCCTGCACGTTTGAACTGCCGCGCAAACTGCCACGCCACACCTCCAGAGACGCGCCATGCTCCTGTTCGCGGTGCTCCACAGAGGCCTCTTCGAAGCAGCCAGTCAGTGAGGCAGGAAAGCCCACCCCATTCTGACCCAACTCACAAATTCAAAAACTCACCTGCCCAGTGTTCTTATAAGCAGCCAGTTAATGAGGCAGGAAGGCCCACCTCGTTCGTGCCTGACTCACAAGTGCACAAACTCACCTGCTGAATGTTCTTATAAGCAGCCAGTTAGCAAGGCAGGGAGACCCGCCCCGTTCTGGCCTGAAACACAAATCAAACACCTTCTCCTCTATCACTATTACAAGGAGCTGGAATCTGTGCATTCATAAAGTGATTGGCTGAATAGACTGGAGCTTATCCTGAAAGGATTTCTTGCCTCTCTCCAGATCTATTACTCTGAGATACTGCTGCAGTGTAGACCAGTGTAGGCTAGCTTAATTATACAGGTGTTTAAagaatttccacatttttcacGCTTATTagttaatattttcatatacatacattttctctctttaaacATTTTGAGATACACTTTTCTGGATAAATTATGGTTCATTTATCCAGGATAGAAAGCTAGggaactgaaaataaagaattgtAAGTTGCCTTTTCTGAGAAGCATGTATTGGATGTTAGTGTATTCCTCAgcattttaaacataatttagaCTTTCCTTTAAATTCATAGCATGCTTTTGCTATAATTTTAATGCAAAGGAAGAGGCTACGAATTGGTTCAGAATATTTTGACATTACAAagcatattctttttttctaaacaattGCAAAAGTTGGTGTAATTTAGGCAATCCCCCAGAGTTCTAAAGGAGGAAGCAGTTATTAACTGAAATTGTTCTCCAAATTGCAAGACAGGCTTTACCTGCACCTCTTCTCTATTGGGTGGTTCATCTGGGCCTGAGTAAACTATTAGGACCTGACATAATCCACAATTGattaaaacaattaaacaaTCAGTTCTATAATTGTCCTTCCTGATAATGAAAGTGTTACTGCTTTTCTTGCACCACTTATTTGGCGACCTGGTACTGAGTGCTCTCAGCCATGAAAATCCTGTGAGTACTTCTCACCTTTCCTGAAGACTTATATACTGAACAATTAGATTCTGGTCTGAAAGGTTTGCAGAAGAAGAAGTATAGTACaaacagagattttaaacaCTCAATCATTGGCATATCTAATTTTCAAACTCTACTTTCAATTCTTCATTGTCTgctcagtgtttttttttcagctgggtAGACTGTGCTCTAGTTCATGATTAGCCCTGACTCTATGGCTGGGAAAAGGCACCTCTGGTGAGGGTTaaaggattttggtttttttccctcccttcccctgtACGTTTTGTGCAAAGTCACACTGTCAGGTTCATCCTGTGCACCTTGTCTGAatgctgcctggtgctgctgaggtgTGAATGAGAGCAGAGGTGAAGGGCTTTGCTGGCAGATACTTCAGAGAGGCCCCCTCTTCCTCTTCACCTCAGCTGGAATTGTGGGTTCTGCTCCCCCTCCCTTCAGACCTGAGCCCATGTCTGTATTGGGTGCAGTGTTTGTTGTGCCAGTGCTGGGTGTGCTCTGCTGCTTTATGGGGGTGGGCCAGGTCTGTTGTGAGTTCCCTGGGGTGGTCAGGACACTGGAATTTATAAATGATGTGGTGTGGGCAAGAATAGCCACTCTGTGTCTTGGACTGCAAACCACTCCTCCACAAGCTGAGAACTTGGttcccactgctgctttcttcagAATTTGTTGTTGTGGCAGTACTTTTCTTTTCACACATCCCTAAAGGAGACTCCATAGAcatgtctgtgctgcagctgccagtgcaTCTCTGGGGACAAGGGAAGCTGCAggggctctcctggctgtgaTCCACTGCCATCAGACTTCTGCTCTTGTAGTCCTGCTCCTCACCACAGCTGAGCATGAACCCAAAACATGAACTTTGGATTCTTTGGGTATGGATTGCACCTTGCATGTGAAGCTCAGGTATTCTGATTACTATCCCATAGGTTTATTTCTCTCTTGTGTATGATGGGTGGATAAAATAACATAGCAACAGTGTGAAATATGCAAATATGGCACTGCTAGAGGCAATCTTCTAACACTGTAGGAAAGGGAGTGAGATTTTCCAGTTTCTTATTCTTCAGGCTTTTCTACAGACTTAAAGGAAACATATTTtcttggatttgggatggaaccTACTGTTTGTACCTAACACTGTTCTAACTCCATACTTGTCCTCCTGCTGATATGCCAGACAGACGCTGTCTATCTGTTTGTAAGAAATTCTATTATACTCTTATGAGCAAACTTCAGAGAATAGTCTAAAACAGTCTTAAGCACAGTTAGTCCTCCTTTAGACAGGGTTGCCAGAGTGACAACCCAAAAAGAGtgagagatggaaaagagaTTTGTGGCTGAGGCTTTACAACCACAGAAATCCTGGCACATGCTCAAGCCCCAGCCTGGGGCCAGGTATGTTTGTGTCCAAACTGTTGCTACTGGAAGCCTGTTCTGTTACTTTACTCTGTTTATGAATACAGATCTCTTTCTGATCTGCAAGCTAAATTTCTTGGTCAGATGTATCACCTCTTTTTACTGTGTTCCTTGAAATTAATTGCTCTTCCTTAACACTGACCccttaatttattttggaaCACTGACAGTGCTGTCTCTCCCAGCTAAGCAAATCATCCTTTCTTCAGCCCCTTCATATCCCTCAGTTGTGGAGATGTTTCATGTTCCTGCCATGGTCTGCTCTCATTTTAGGACCCACATGGCAAGAATTCTATACACTATCCCAGTAAAGTGTCTTTCTGTGAGAGACACTGTATAATATAGCATTTACCTTTCTTGGACAAATAGCTGATTGACAGCTATTCATAATTTTGCTTATCTTTATACTTTCCTAATTGAATCCTTATTGCTATTGATATCATGAACTTATAGTTGTTTGTACTGCTTTCTTCCTTTACTTAAATATTCTGCtactatattttcttttccagccaTGGAGTCATGTTTACCAGTTTGGAAGGTATATTACAAGTTTGGGCTGTGAGACTTTTAACCTTTCTTTGACTAAAAGGTATTTTCATGAATACAAACCAGCAGAGATGGCCTCAAAAAAGATCCCAtacaaatggggaaaaagtttgtgttgctttgttgctttttcttcaaaCACGAATAGAACATGCTAATGCAGAGAGAATAATTTCTACAAACAACCCTCACTCCAGGGGAATAATAATGATTCAAAAGATACTTTCAATACTTCAGTTACCCAGGTATTAGTTATTGGAATGGATGAGAACTGCTTCCTTACAttctctgtgccctgggtgttCTCTGAGAAGACCTGGTTTCAGTAGGTAAAAGATGCTGTGTAACTTGTGTGTGCTGGTCTCTGTGCATGACTTCAGCCCAAAAAAATGTGGACTTTTAGGGAGTGGTCTGTGCCATCATTGTTCATGGCTCTAGAACTGTGTTCAGCAGTAGTGTAAAGTTCAGAAAAAGATCCCACGGATCAATGACAGTATCAGCGAGAAATGCCTTGGGTTTAACTTTTACCTAGCAGGTGAAAGTCttggaggcagcacagaaagaaaagcagaaaagcagatcCTTGAGCTGCTGAATGAGCAAAACCATCCTAGAAAGGAGTAAATTTATATGGTAAATGACTGAGATTTGAACAGACGTTCAAGCAAGTCCAAATCTCCTGCATCTTTAAATACCTAAAAACGAGAGTAGTAGGGAAATCAGAAGTGCAAACAGACTCCACAGGATCTTCTCTTTCCTGGACATGAAGATACAGCACTAGACACCAACACAACAGAGAGCAAGGCTCTAGATAAAACTGATCTTTTAGATGTCACTTCTGTGCAAATCACACCAAATGGagtttaaaagagatttttttcctcaaaatcatTAAAACAGTTCTGGTTCTGGTGAAACTCAAACTACTGAACGGTATATGTAGGCTTCTATACAAATACAGACAGATgtgcaaatttaaaatatggCATGAGTTCTTTGTAGATTTTCATCTGACATAATAGAAACATAACAAGAAGTGGTGCAAGGTCTGGTGAGCATGTAAATTCTTTCTTTAGAAACAAATCACTTCTCTTAGCAGCTGTCCAGAAAACTAAGCACTAATTATGCTGGAGATAAACCTGTGTTGTAGATCAAAGTTTGGCTGAAAAAGTGTAAACAAGATGAATATTTTTAAGGCAGGAAGGTGTGGGAGTAGAGGGGAGGACAGAGGGGAGGAATGAACTGAGGAGTGAGGAAAGAGCTCAGAATTCAGGACTAGACCTTTTTCATGTAGAGTATCtaggatttgaaaaataaaaaggagaatggagaggaaaactacaggtaatattttaaaaaaaatttctattttggAAAATGTTGGGTAAAATCCTCAGtgtcaaagaaaagaaagacttaTTCTGTTTTTGACTGGAGAACTCAAATGCTACCAGTCTGTCCCACCTCTAAATGTTAGTTTCTGCCTGTATTAGGTTGTAAGGAACTTGTAGCACTCCTGCccttctctgcttctccttAGTCTGACTTCTTGTTActggagagggaaggaattGCAGTTCAGGTCAAGGATGTGTAGAAATACTGAGCGAAAAGCTGACCAGCAAGCTGTTCTCAAAAGCCAAGCAATGACCTGTGGGCACACGTGTGTGTTTTTTAGGTGCTTCAAGGTCTAGGAAAGAAACATTGGTGGGGGCTTGATATTTCAGCTTTCACCCGAAGTGTGGTTCTCTTGTGGAAATGATGAGTCAGAAGTGGCTCCTTCTGTTCAGCATTGCTCATCCAAAGGGAAAGCCTGATGTAAACTGGGGCACATGGGCTTGTCCCTGCTTGCTGCTTAATACAGTGACCAACTCCCGTGACAATGGAAGttggttctgtttttttttttttttttttccccctaatggCTGCAAATCATCAGGATTTATTTCCTGGATTATAGAAACAGCACCCAAAACGAGCAGAAAATCCATTCCACTGTGCAAAGGCTGTGTCTTTGGGGCTGAGAGCTGTGTAGCAGCTGCAGGAGTGTCTCCTACCACCATCTTCTGGAAGGCACCAAGAACTACAGCCTCTGTCAAGTGTTAGAGGGTGTGTGAGTAGCAAGCCAGGATGGGAAGTACGGATGTCTTAGTGAAACATGTGCTGATCAGTATTATCTTGTCCCTTCAGCCCATCTGTCAGGCAGCTTATAGCAACGATTTCAATAAAGTTCATCTCCTTTTGGAACGCAACAGCAACTACCTGAATGTGCAGGACAGCTTCAGTGGAGACACTCCCTTAATTTGTGCATGTAGACAAGGAAACAACAGGATAGTTAACTATCTTCTTAGAAAACATGCTGATGTCAACCTCAGAAATAAGGTAAGTGGCACTGACTCTTCCTTTGTGGGACTGTTCTTTCAGATTCTTGCAGTGCCAGTGGGGACACTGGCAAGCACAGACAAATCTCAAGTTTGTTTCCTACTGAGGATACGTGGGGAAACAGGTAGAACAAAAAGGCTTCTCTGCTTATTTTGGGGCCCTGTATCCAGGTCCATTTTGACAACCTGTAGCAAGTTAACACTGCTGCACAAAACTTTACAGATCTGCCCTTTATTTGCTTTGGTATATTCAGTatccaaagatttttttaaaactctgttCTCAATAGGAGTCTGTGGTGGCAATTGCtactttcctgtttttctctgatGTCTCTAAAGAGATGTCCTGAGGTCCCACATGTCCTTGTTTCAGTAGCCATCACGTCTGTAAGAAAGGGGGGCTCTGGTGATCCCTCCTGCTGATTTACAGTGCTGTATGGCAGCAAGAGCCACATGAGATACCCAGTCTCTCCTTTGAATTTCTGCAGCCAGGTCCATGTTTGCCAACATACTCATGGAATGATTTTGGATCCCATGTCCTACTTGCATGTGTAGCCTGATTTCCATGACCCTCTATGCGTCAAATGTGCTTCTGATTGAAGGAAACAAGATGCACGTGTCTACTTCTGCTTGAAAGTCACAGGAGATTTTCTCTGAGATAGTCTAAAAGAAAGCTTGTGGAATTTGGAATGGTCTACTCTTGTTAATCTCAAGCAAAGTGAGATCACTGAATCTGGCACTAATCAGAGTTACTTTGTGTTTAGAAGGACCGCACTTGCCTCCACTATGCTGTGAGAAAACGCTTTACCTTCCTTGACTATGTGCTCATCATAATCCTCATGCCAGTTATGCTTATTGGATACCTGCTCATG
The window above is part of the Catharus ustulatus isolate bCatUst1 chromosome 8, bCatUst1.pri.v2, whole genome shotgun sequence genome. Proteins encoded here:
- the ANKRD22 gene encoding ankyrin repeat domain-containing protein 22 is translated as MGILYSEPICQAAYSNDFNKVHLLLERNSNYLNVQDSFSGDTPLICACRQGNNRIVNYLLRKHADVNLRNKKDRTCLHYAVRKRFTFLDYVLIIILMPVMLIGYLLMVSKTKQNEHLVKMLLRAGVDVNAADSSGSTALHYACEMKNQAVIPLLLEAHADISVKNQDGETPLDIARRLQFHNIESMMRKDS